The segment ACCGCCATGAAGGCGAAGGAGTCTCACCAGAAGAATACACGCTGATGAAATTCAAATATGAAGACGCCTACTTGCCAGCCGCCACTTTCAGACCAGAAACAATCTACGGTGTAACAAACATTTGGCTCCATCCAGACGCAAACTACGTAAAGGCAAAAGTAAACGGAGAGAAATGGATAATCAGCGAAACAGCCGCAGATAAATTGAAAGAACAAAAACGAAAAATCACTATTATCCGCCGCTTCAAAGGAAAGGAACTCATAGGGAAAAGCGTTACAAACCCCATAGTTGAAAAGCAACTACCTATTTTGCCTGCGTGGTTCGTTAACTCAGAACATGCAACTGGAGTGGTGTACAGTGTCCCAGCTCATGCGCCAGCTGACTGGCTAGCATTAAAAGATTTGCAGCAAAACCTTGCTTCCCTAAGGGAGTTTGGCATCGAGCCATCCAAAGTAGAAGTGATTCAGCCAATATCTATAATTCGCGTCGAAGGATTCGGCGAACACCCAGCGATAGAAATCGTAAATCAACTAGGCATAAAAGACCAATGTGACCCCAAAGCAGAAGAAGCCACAAAACTGTTATACAAAAAAGAATTTCATAGCGGATTCTTAAAAGAAGTCTGTGGTGAGTACGCTGGAAAAACGGTTCGAGAAATAAAAGAGACACTCATTAACGACTTAAGGAAGAAGAATGTCGCTGACAGCATGTATGATCTGCCTCAACCTGTCATTTGCAGATGTCTAAAGCCATGCATCGTCAAAGTGCTGGAGGGACAATGGTTCCTAAAGTACAGCGATTCAGAATGGAAGAATAGAACCAAAGAAGCACTGAACCGCACCACAATCTGCCCTGAGACAGCCTCCCCATGGTTCTTCAGCACCATTGACTGGCTGAAAGATTGGCCATGCGCCCGCAAAAGTGGTTTAGGGACACCGCTACCTTGGAAGAAGGATTGGACAATAGAAACTCTGAGCGACTCCACTATCTATATGGCATTTTACACTATCAACAAACACATCAAACAACACAACATAACCCCAGAACAACTAACACCAGAAGTTTTTGACTACATCTTCTATGGAAAAGGCAGTTCAGATTCTGTAGCCCTCAAGTTCAAACTAAATAATCAAGTTTTGCAGTCGATGCGAAACGAGTTTCTCTATTGGTATCCAGTGGACATGCGAAACTCCGCAAAAGAATTGATTCCAAACCACCTGACCTTCTTCCTATTTCAACACGCAGCCCTCTTCCCACCCGAACACTGGCCAAAGATGATAGGAGCTAATGGCATGCTAATGATTGAAGGAAAACCTATGTCCAAGTCAAAAGGCAACTTTGTCACCTTCCGAAGCACCATTGACCAGTATGGTGCTGACTCTACACGTTGCGCGTTGCTGCTGGGAGCAGAAGGCATGGACGATCCAGACTGGAGAAGTGAAAACATTCGAAATGCTAGAAACAAGCTTGAATCCTTCTACAGACTAGCTGCAACTATAATCGCGGAAGCAAGAGATGAAAAAACAGGGCAGTTGGAAGGATGGCTACTCAGCGTGCTACAGCACAGAATAAACGCAGTCACTGAAAGTATGGAAGTGCTGAAATCTCGCACTGCTGTGGAGAATGCCTTCTTTGAAGTTTGGAACGACTTCCGCTGGTATTCCAGAAGAAAAGGCAACATAAAAGCCAAAGTCTTACTAGAGGCCTTGAACATCTGGGTGCGGCTCTTAGCACCTTTCATGCCACATATTTGCGAGGAAATTTGGGATAAGATGGAAGAAGAGAACTTCGTCTCTTCGACTAGATGGCCTAAATACGATAAAAGCAAAGTCAGTGCCGCTGCAGAAGAAAGTGAAACTTTGATCAAATCAGTACTGAATGACACAATAAGCATAATTCGAGCAACAAAAATGACTCCAAAGAAAATATGTTATTACACTGCAGCGCAGTGGAAATGGAAAGTGTACCAAAAGGCGTTAGCAACATCTCTAGAAAAAGAACGTGTTACTCAAAGTGATTTGATGAAAGAACTGATGAAAGAGGAAGAAATGAAGAAGATTGCCAAAAAAATCTCCAAGTTTGTCGCCCAAATCATTGACGAAAATAACCGAATAGAATTGAATAGAAAAGAAACGCTGCTGTCTATCGGTATGCTAAACGAGGCTGCAGTATTAAGAGAAGCAGAAAATTTCCTCAAGCGAGAATTGAACGCTGAAATTCAAGTTTATGTAGAAGATGACATGCGGCGGTATGACCCTAAAAAACGTGCCCAGCTAGCAAAGCCATTCAGGCCAGGAATATATATAGAATAGAAAACGCTAGAGATGCAATTGAAGCGTCGACAAAACGCTGCGATTTACTTTGATGTGATAGTTCCTACGTCCACCTGAACTAGTTGTAACATAATAATCTTCGCCCTTTCGCAGGTTGCTTCCATACAAAAGCGCTAGAATAGTGCGACCTATATTTATGGGAGTCAGCTTTTCGCTTGGGATTTCCGCCTCTATTTCTTCTTTCAATCGTCTCGGATTAATCGTGTAGATGACATTGGCGTGGGGGCTTTTTTTAAAAGTTCTTTCCATGTCTGCTAGAATATAGAGTATTAAATCATAATATGGACTCTTTTTTCTTTCTATAAGACCGAGGTAATTACTCAGGGGGATGGGAATTTGTTGAATTTCTGGCATAACCTTCCCCTATATACAAGTTTCAACTTGCGGGATTTAAGTCTTGAGCCTATAGAAATACTTGGGTAGAGTGTAAGTTCATGTTGTTCATTCCAATCTGCCAAAGAGAAGGGAGAAAAGAGAAACGTAAAGACTTGAACTTACACCCCAAATAGTTCATACAGAAAACAAGTTAAAAAAGAATATAGTAAGATTCTTCTATGAACCAGGAGACATTATTCCAAATCTGTGCTAATTGGCCATGGCTTGAAACTCTTATCCTCCTTCAGACCTGCCATGGAAAGATATCATGTAAAACCTAGCACCTTCTTGGAATGCAGTTGCATAATTTTTCCACAGCACAGTAAAAGAATTATATTTTGTATACTCCTTCTAGTGTACCAGCGGGGCCCGTGGCGTAGCCTGGATATTACTTAACAGAAAGCGCGTCGGCCCTCTAAGCCGGAGACCCTGGGTTCGAATCCCAGCGGGCCCGCCACAGTATAAGCGTAATCGTTGGCAGTTGCCAAGTTTTAAGGTAGAAGGAAATTTTGAACCTTATCGACTCAAAAATAAGTCACTGTAACCTTAATATTTAACTTGTTAATGTTTATAGAAGGGCTAAAGATGAGCACTCACGCAGAAGATTTAAAATTACGCCTAATGACAATTGAGTTGCTTCGAACTGCAAAGCGTCAGCACACTTACCGCGAATTATCAGCTAAAACCGGTTTACCAGTCACCGTTCTCAGTCGATACGCAAAAGGCCATGTTCTGCCAAACTTGGCAAGAGCCCGCCAACTCTGGAAAACCTTAAGGAAAATAGTGGGGTTAGAAGTTGAGCTTCATAGAAAAATACATTTCAACACCGACGGATACTTCGACAACACAGAAATCATAAGCGATTATAACATCTTACGGCAAGCAGCCCATTACGCACTAGCTAATTTCGCTGGAAGACGTGTAACTAAAGTCTTAACAGCAGCGGTAGATGGTATTCCCCTTGCAACTATGGTGTCCAACCAATTAGGCATTAACCTCGTTATTGCTAAGTGGAACAAAGAAGTTGGTGTACCGGCTTTTCTTGAAGAGACATATGTGTTGAGAGGTTCAGGTGTGACTATGACGCTGTATATTCCTAAGAGTGCAATCAAACGAAGAGACAGCGTGCTTATAGTAGATGACATGATAAAAACAGGTGAAACCCAAAACGCACTTATCAATCTCGTTCGCAAAGCTAAAGCGGAGCTTTCTGGAATTTTCACGTTGATAGCCATTGGAGAAAACTGGAAAAAAGGGCTTAACCTGCCTAAAGGTTGCCCTGTAGAGGTTGTTACTAAAGTAAATCCTCCGAAACGCAGTTAAAAACGCCACTGCAGCACGTTGTTGAAATTTTTAGTTGCTTTAACCCGAAAAACGTATTCGGTAAATAGAACGATAATAGAGTTCTGTAGGGATGATGGTGCATGAGAACGATTGAATGGAAAGATGGTGTTGTGACGACTGTTGATCAGACCAAGCTGCCTAATCAAACAGTACTTTTAAAAATGACAAGTTGCGATGAAGTTGTAAAAGCCATCAAAACCATGCAGATCCGCGGAGCGCCACTTTTGGGAGTAGCAGCTGCCTACGGTCTTGCGTTAACAGCATATTATTCAAAGGTCGGAGATAGAGGAAGGCTTATTGAAGAGCTTAGTGCTTCTGCACAATTTTTAAAAACAACTCGGCCTACTGCCGTGAATTTGTTTTGGGCGATAGACAGAGTAATGGAGAAAGCGAAAAAAACAGACGGGAATGCTATGGTCGTTGTAAGAGCTGTAGTTGAAGAAGCGCAAAGAATAGCCGCGGAAGACGTTGATGTGAATTGGAGAATTGGAGAACACGGTTCTGCGCTCCTAGATGATGGTGACACCATCCTAACGCACTGTAATGCAGGTAGTTTAGCAACGGTGGACTACGGGACGGCACTGGGAGTTATAAGAACAGCTTGGAGAAATGGCAAGGGCATCAAGGTCATTGCGACGGAAACTCGACCTCTGCTTCAAGGTGCACGGTTAACTGTTTACGAGTTGCTTCGCGACAGCATTCCTGTAACTTTGATTACTGATAGTATGGTGGGTTATGTCATGGCTAAAGGATTGGTCAATAAGGTGGTTGTGGGAGCGGATAGGGTAGTGAAGGATGCGGTTGTTAACAAAATTGGCACTTATACGATAGCAGTGATAGCTCACGAGCACGGGGTTCCTTTTTATGTTGCTGCTCCAAAGTCAACGTTTGACATAAGTCGATTGGCAAGAGATGTAGTTGTTGAAGAAAGGAGTACGGAGGAAGTGGTTAAATTTGGTGGTGTGCAGGTTGCTCCGAAAGGGGTGTCTGCCTTTAATCCAGCTTTTGACGTTACGCCTATGAAATATGTTACCGCAATAATCTGTGAAGAAGGGCCCCTTTCTCCAGCTGATTTCCAAAAGCTTTCAACTGCTTGAAGATTAGTTATATATCTCATAATTCGTATGCTATTAGTTTGTGTTGGCAGGACAAGGCTTTGAAGGATAAGAAACGGCAAGTCAAAGAGTCTCGGAATTTTGAAATCAAGAAGATTAAGGGCTCACTTTCAAAAAAAGGTGTTACAGTGTCAGCTACTGGCAATTTTGAAAACCTCGCTTCTCGCGGCTACGGAATACTAGAAAATAGAAAATTAACTTTGAGTTTCTACGAAGCCCTGTTTCTCCAAAGCAAGGGAATACTAGAAATTGTTAGAAAAAAATCGCGTAAGGCTTTAGATTTCCAAGAGCTTCTGCATCATTTTGGGCATGCAGATGAAAATGTTTGGGTGAAATATTTGATTTATCGAGATTTGAGAAGCCGTGGCTACGTGGTGAGGGAGGGATTCGGGTTAGGAATGGATTTTCGAGTTTACGAAAGGGGAGAGTATGGAAAAGCCACAGCCACTTATCTCATTCTCGGGATTCAGGAAGGCAAGCCTATTTCGGTAAAACATATGGCTCGTGTGTTGAAGCATGCTCAAAGCTTGAAAAAGAAGCTGGTTTTGGCGGTTGTGAACCGCCGCGGAGAAATCGTTTATTATACTCTTTCAAAGTTAA is part of the Candidatus Bathyarchaeota archaeon genome and harbors:
- a CDS encoding phosphoribosyltransferase family protein, which translates into the protein MSTHAEDLKLRLMTIELLRTAKRQHTYRELSAKTGLPVTVLSRYAKGHVLPNLARARQLWKTLRKIVGLEVELHRKIHFNTDGYFDNTEIISDYNILRQAAHYALANFAGRRVTKVLTAAVDGIPLATMVSNQLGINLVIAKWNKEVGVPAFLEETYVLRGSGVTMTLYIPKSAIKRRDSVLIVDDMIKTGETQNALINLVRKAKAELSGIFTLIAIGENWKKGLNLPKGCPVEVVTKVNPPKRS
- the leuS gene encoding leucine--tRNA ligase, with protein sequence MELLHKIEAKWQKAWEKAKIFESDPDPKRKKCFVTFPYSYANGPVHVGHAFTATRVDAYARFKRMQGYNVLFPWAWHWTGTTIAGASERIKLGDKDFIRALREIDGVSEENLKKFVDPIYMASYYTTENRNTIRRAGFSIDWRREFQTTSPQFSRFVEWQYKRLREKGYVVKGTHPVVWCPHCKSPTGDHDRHEGEGVSPEEYTLMKFKYEDAYLPAATFRPETIYGVTNIWLHPDANYVKAKVNGEKWIISETAADKLKEQKRKITIIRRFKGKELIGKSVTNPIVEKQLPILPAWFVNSEHATGVVYSVPAHAPADWLALKDLQQNLASLREFGIEPSKVEVIQPISIIRVEGFGEHPAIEIVNQLGIKDQCDPKAEEATKLLYKKEFHSGFLKEVCGEYAGKTVREIKETLINDLRKKNVADSMYDLPQPVICRCLKPCIVKVLEGQWFLKYSDSEWKNRTKEALNRTTICPETASPWFFSTIDWLKDWPCARKSGLGTPLPWKKDWTIETLSDSTIYMAFYTINKHIKQHNITPEQLTPEVFDYIFYGKGSSDSVALKFKLNNQVLQSMRNEFLYWYPVDMRNSAKELIPNHLTFFLFQHAALFPPEHWPKMIGANGMLMIEGKPMSKSKGNFVTFRSTIDQYGADSTRCALLLGAEGMDDPDWRSENIRNARNKLESFYRLAATIIAEARDEKTGQLEGWLLSVLQHRINAVTESMEVLKSRTAVENAFFEVWNDFRWYSRRKGNIKAKVLLEALNIWVRLLAPFMPHICEEIWDKMEEENFVSSTRWPKYDKSKVSAAAEESETLIKSVLNDTISIIRATKMTPKKICYYTAAQWKWKVYQKALATSLEKERVTQSDLMKELMKEEEMKKIAKKISKFVAQIIDENNRIELNRKETLLSIGMLNEAAVLREAENFLKRELNAEIQVYVEDDMRRYDPKKRAQLAKPFRPGIYIE
- the endA gene encoding tRNA-intron lyase encodes the protein MKDKKRQVKESRNFEIKKIKGSLSKKGVTVSATGNFENLASRGYGILENRKLTLSFYEALFLQSKGILEIVRKKSRKALDFQELLHHFGHADENVWVKYLIYRDLRSRGYVVREGFGLGMDFRVYERGEYGKATATYLILGIQEGKPISVKHMARVLKHAQSLKKKLVLAVVNRRGEIVYYTLSKLTMKKS
- the mtnA gene encoding S-methyl-5-thioribose-1-phosphate isomerase — its product is MRTIEWKDGVVTTVDQTKLPNQTVLLKMTSCDEVVKAIKTMQIRGAPLLGVAAAYGLALTAYYSKVGDRGRLIEELSASAQFLKTTRPTAVNLFWAIDRVMEKAKKTDGNAMVVVRAVVEEAQRIAAEDVDVNWRIGEHGSALLDDGDTILTHCNAGSLATVDYGTALGVIRTAWRNGKGIKVIATETRPLLQGARLTVYELLRDSIPVTLITDSMVGYVMAKGLVNKVVVGADRVVKDAVVNKIGTYTIAVIAHEHGVPFYVAAPKSTFDISRLARDVVVEERSTEEVVKFGGVQVAPKGVSAFNPAFDVTPMKYVTAIICEEGPLSPADFQKLSTA